A DNA window from uncultured Methanoregula sp. contains the following coding sequences:
- a CDS encoding NAD(P)-dependent oxidoreductase: MVFLVPPDEIMINLYQFRSYTIVVYQMRYKPKIAVTIRSFDKRGPAFEKLQKKFTISFMNKTGERLDETSLSDILKDAEGVIAGTEPFTQDVLRSARHLRVISRVGVGLDSIDLDEAARQRISVFNTPDAPSRSVAEHTIALLFSAFKKIPQYNSRIRKGDFSTESGSLIAGKTIGVVGIGRIGIQVAGLASALGCNVLYYDPFITRTVPDNWVRATTLTELLASADVVTLHASPQQGRKYILDEENICTCKTGVVILNTARGSLIEENALVKALDRGLVASAGLDVFPYEPYTGKLLGYDQVIVTPHVASNTREARMEMEMEAVNNLITGLNEEHP; this comes from the coding sequence GTGGTATTTTTAGTTCCTCCAGATGAAATCATGATAAATCTTTATCAGTTCCGTTCCTACACTATTGTGGTATATCAAATGAGGTATAAACCGAAAATTGCTGTCACCATCCGATCATTTGACAAACGCGGTCCAGCATTCGAAAAATTGCAAAAAAAATTTACTATTTCTTTTATGAACAAAACCGGAGAACGTCTCGATGAGACCTCTCTTTCCGATATTCTGAAAGATGCAGAAGGAGTAATTGCCGGTACAGAACCGTTTACTCAGGATGTTTTACGATCTGCACGCCATCTCAGGGTTATTTCCCGTGTGGGTGTCGGTCTTGATTCTATTGATCTGGATGAAGCAGCCCGCCAGAGAATCAGCGTTTTTAATACCCCGGATGCACCTTCCCGCTCTGTGGCAGAGCATACAATTGCGCTGCTATTTTCTGCCTTCAAAAAGATCCCTCAATACAACAGCCGGATTCGCAAAGGCGATTTTTCGACAGAGAGCGGATCTTTGATAGCCGGTAAAACAATCGGGGTCGTTGGTATTGGCAGGATTGGCATTCAGGTTGCCGGACTCGCATCAGCGCTCGGTTGTAATGTCCTGTATTACGACCCTTTCATCACCCGGACTGTGCCTGATAACTGGGTTCGTGCCACGACTTTGACAGAATTACTGGCCTCTGCAGACGTCGTAACGCTCCATGCATCTCCCCAGCAGGGAAGAAAGTATATCCTTGACGAAGAGAATATCTGTACTTGTAAAACGGGAGTTGTCATCCTCAATACCGCCCGGGGAAGCCTGATTGAAGAAAATGCACTGGTAAAGGCCCTCGATCGTGGTCTTGTTGCTTCCGCGGGGCTTGATGTATTTCCCTATGAACCATATACAGGAAAATTACTTGGTTATGATCAGGTGATCGTGACTCCGCACGTGGCATCGAATACACGCGAAGCCAGGATGGAGATGGAGATGGAAGCGGTGAATAATTTAATCACGGGTTTAAATGAGGAACACCCATGA
- a CDS encoding NAD(P)-dependent oxidoreductase has product MKALVTGGSGFLGHYLVKELIKNRIDTVCFDKYPSLQASMVHNSEGKIRVVQGDIRDKQALLSAMEGCEMVFHTAAIADIDQARKLPISTMEVNVVGTATCLECAKELGVKRFMFASTVYTAGSWGSFYRVSKQTGESLCKTFHEEYGLNYTILKYGSLYGKEANHWNFIYRVCKELLTKGEYTYISSPESVREYIHIQDAARETIRIAQNPEFENHIVLISGHQRMKVQEFFGMLQEIIGKKCIIHYTPEEEHRHYIQTPYKFESEIPLRINLSTYVDISEGILDCLNEVHKELQNETGPGKN; this is encoded by the coding sequence ATGAAAGCTCTTGTAACGGGTGGATCCGGATTTTTAGGGCATTATCTTGTAAAAGAACTGATAAAAAACAGGATAGATACCGTTTGTTTTGACAAGTATCCCTCCCTGCAGGCTTCAATGGTGCACAATTCGGAGGGAAAAATCCGTGTTGTCCAGGGAGATATCCGTGATAAACAGGCACTGTTATCCGCCATGGAAGGCTGTGAAATGGTCTTTCACACAGCAGCGATTGCCGATATCGACCAGGCAAGAAAACTTCCCATCTCCACCATGGAAGTGAATGTGGTTGGTACCGCAACCTGCCTCGAATGCGCAAAGGAACTGGGGGTAAAGCGGTTCATGTTTGCAAGTACGGTCTATACTGCCGGCTCGTGGGGCTCGTTTTACCGGGTCTCCAAGCAGACCGGAGAATCGTTGTGCAAAACCTTCCATGAAGAATATGGCCTGAATTATACCATCCTCAAGTACGGGAGCCTGTACGGGAAAGAGGCAAACCACTGGAATTTTATTTACCGGGTCTGCAAAGAACTCCTGACAAAAGGAGAATACACCTACATCAGTTCTCCCGAGTCTGTACGGGAATACATCCACATCCAGGATGCGGCCCGGGAAACAATACGGATTGCACAGAATCCTGAATTTGAGAATCATATCGTCCTCATCTCCGGCCACCAGAGGATGAAAGTCCAGGAATTTTTCGGCATGCTGCAGGAGATCATCGGGAAAAAGTGTATTATCCATTATACCCCGGAAGAAGAGCACAGGCACTACATCCAGACCCCGTATAAATTTGAATCTGAGATCCCGCTGAGGATCAACCTGTCAACGTATGTTGATATCAGCGAGGGGATTCTTGACTGTCTCAATGAGGTGCATAAAGAACTCCAGAATGAAACGGGCCCGGGAAAAAACTAG
- a CDS encoding Gfo/Idh/MocA family oxidoreductase: protein MSSKKRAAIIGFGGMGQRHFQAYTKTDAEVVAIADLYHEKIPEIIPGFSRDHIYKTYDDLLKNEEIDILSVVTNGPTHAGITIAASEAGVKNILCEKPLATNLSDAQRTIDVCKSNGTRLAVNHIRRWSPDYTTLKQIIASGCIGEIRHMYFSCGSTGLGNFAVHFFDTARYLTDSEPAWVVGFLDKTGTKNPRGEQFTDPGGYGIIRMANGVRFYVDTSEDTGVQYSFQIVGTYGRIIIDELNSSWQIRARSKSNKEIPLTRYGTDMDIVPFTCKEKFDIVTLTSRALQELLSGEPLSSTGLDGKKSLEMVIGCHVSDEQDNAKVPFPLAPEFYGKVVSIA, encoded by the coding sequence ATGTCCTCTAAAAAACGGGCGGCTATCATTGGGTTCGGGGGAATGGGTCAGCGCCATTTCCAGGCATATACAAAAACGGACGCTGAAGTAGTTGCGATAGCAGATCTCTATCATGAGAAGATCCCAGAGATCATTCCTGGTTTTTCCCGGGATCATATTTACAAAACCTACGACGACCTGCTCAAAAACGAGGAGATCGATATCCTAAGTGTTGTGACAAATGGTCCCACCCATGCCGGAATAACGATCGCTGCCTCTGAAGCCGGGGTAAAAAATATCCTGTGTGAAAAGCCCTTGGCAACAAACCTGTCCGATGCACAGCGTACCATTGATGTATGTAAATCAAACGGTACTCGCCTTGCGGTTAACCATATCCGACGTTGGAGCCCGGATTATACCACACTCAAACAGATCATAGCCTCGGGATGTATCGGTGAAATCCGGCACATGTATTTCAGCTGCGGATCAACAGGGCTGGGCAACTTCGCGGTCCACTTCTTTGATACTGCCCGGTACCTGACGGATAGTGAACCCGCGTGGGTTGTCGGGTTTCTTGACAAAACCGGGACGAAAAATCCCCGGGGTGAACAATTCACGGATCCCGGGGGCTATGGGATAATCCGGATGGCAAACGGGGTCAGGTTCTATGTCGATACTTCTGAGGATACGGGAGTACAATATTCATTCCAGATCGTGGGGACATATGGACGGATCATCATTGATGAGCTGAACAGTTCCTGGCAGATCCGTGCACGGTCAAAAAGCAACAAAGAGATCCCGCTGACCCGGTATGGAACGGATATGGACATTGTGCCGTTCACCTGCAAAGAGAAATTTGATATTGTAACCCTTACAAGCCGGGCGTTACAGGAACTGCTATCAGGAGAACCCCTCAGCAGTACCGGGCTGGATGGAAAAAAGTCCCTGGAAATGGTTATCGGATGCCATGTTTCGGATGAACAGGACAATGCAAAAGTGCCATTCCCCCTTGCACCTGAGTTTTATGGAAAGGTCGTCAGTATAGCATGA
- a CDS encoding class I SAM-dependent methyltransferase, whose product MYLEWVKPFITKDDNCLEIGCASGYFLNQLKSNVKNVAGMEAHLLLHKYCEDLGFSMIRSVDGCQDAEFDRVFMFFLLEHLGDPVSFLSGIRRILRKNGTLFIVVPNADDALLSLYDIPEFRNFYFTPAHQYYYSEKTLSVLLAMCGFSISKIIPKQRYDLSNHMHWMQFRKPGGFGKYNHIFSEKLRNEYAENLKDNFLCDTLLAVVTK is encoded by the coding sequence ATGTACCTTGAATGGGTTAAACCATTTATTACGAAGGACGACAACTGCCTTGAGATTGGATGTGCATCGGGATATTTCTTAAACCAGCTGAAATCGAATGTTAAAAACGTAGCCGGGATGGAAGCGCACCTGCTCCTTCACAAATACTGCGAGGATCTGGGTTTCTCCATGATCCGTTCGGTTGATGGATGCCAGGATGCCGAATTTGACCGGGTTTTTATGTTCTTCCTTCTCGAGCATCTCGGTGATCCCGTTTCATTCCTGTCCGGGATCCGGCGTATACTGCGGAAAAACGGCACACTCTTCATTGTTGTTCCCAATGCAGACGATGCCCTGCTCAGTCTCTACGACATTCCCGAATTCCGGAATTTCTACTTTACTCCTGCACACCAGTATTACTACTCTGAGAAAACGCTATCAGTACTGCTTGCGATGTGTGGTTTTTCAATCAGTAAAATTATACCGAAACAGCGCTATGATCTCTCGAACCACATGCATTGGATGCAATTCCGTAAGCCCGGCGGGTTTGGGAAATACAATCATATCTTTTCAGAAAAATTGCGAAACGAATATGCAGAAAATCTTAAGGATAATTTCCTGTGCGATACACTGCTTGCAGTTGTAACAAAATAA
- a CDS encoding dTDP-4-dehydrorhamnose 3,5-epimerase family protein: protein MLDGVQIIPLKTIMDERGMVRHMLKSTDPHFTQFGEIYFSVIFPNIIKAWHMHRKMEMNYAVIVGNIKLVLYDGRKESRTYKEFQEIFMGEDNYVLVRIPPLLTYGFKSIGNEKAIVANCSSIPHDPNEVERYDAFDPSIGYDWGIRHE, encoded by the coding sequence ATGTTAGACGGAGTGCAGATAATTCCATTAAAGACAATAATGGATGAGCGGGGTATGGTCCGGCATATGCTGAAGTCTACGGATCCCCATTTCACCCAGTTTGGTGAGATTTATTTTTCCGTAATTTTTCCAAACATCATCAAAGCCTGGCACATGCACAGGAAAATGGAGATGAATTACGCGGTCATCGTAGGAAATATCAAACTTGTTCTCTATGATGGAAGAAAAGAATCAAGGACATATAAAGAATTCCAGGAGATTTTCATGGGAGAGGACAATTATGTTCTTGTAAGAATTCCCCCATTGTTAACCTATGGTTTCAAATCAATTGGAAATGAAAAGGCGATCGTGGCAAACTGTTCTTCAATCCCTCATGATCCCAACGAAGTAGAACGTTATGACGCATTCGATCCCAGCATTGGATATGACTGGGGGATCCGACACGAATGA
- the rfbG gene encoding CDP-glucose 4,6-dehydratase, translated as MENLVTPAYKVFSSKKVLITGDTGFKGSWLAYWLYLLGAEVYGFSLPPARDYDHYNALGLKELIQHHDGDTRDFSQVQDFFNTVQPEFVFHLAAQPLVRKSYIDPKLTFDTNIGGSVNIFEAVRITPSVKALIAITSDKCYKNKEWCWGYRENDELGGEDPYSASKAAAEMVFSAYKESFFNHIPHLGAASVRAGNVIGGGDWSEDRIVPDCIRALQNHETIRLRNPLATRPWQHVLEPLSGYLLLASRLYEKPKSFGESYNFGPDHGGMHTVKELADVLIDVWGGGDIQITKKDTDPNEAGLLHLNCDRAHNDLGWYSKWNFKKTVEQTANWYKTIKLGGNAGSITRQQIIEYMECEQC; from the coding sequence ATGGAAAATCTGGTAACACCTGCATATAAGGTTTTTTCCAGCAAAAAGGTGTTAATAACCGGGGATACCGGTTTCAAAGGATCGTGGTTGGCTTACTGGCTCTATCTTCTTGGGGCGGAGGTGTATGGATTTTCCCTGCCGCCTGCTCGGGATTATGATCATTACAATGCATTAGGTCTTAAAGAACTGATTCAGCATCATGACGGGGATACTCGGGATTTCTCACAGGTTCAGGATTTTTTCAATACGGTACAACCCGAATTTGTTTTCCATCTCGCAGCCCAACCACTTGTCAGAAAATCCTACATTGATCCAAAGCTCACTTTTGATACCAATATTGGCGGATCGGTCAATATCTTTGAAGCGGTACGGATTACACCGTCAGTAAAAGCCCTGATTGCGATTACATCTGACAAATGTTATAAAAACAAAGAATGGTGCTGGGGATATCGGGAGAATGATGAACTGGGGGGGGAAGACCCGTATAGTGCATCGAAAGCCGCAGCAGAGATGGTTTTTTCAGCATATAAAGAATCGTTCTTCAACCACATCCCTCATTTAGGTGCTGCGAGTGTTCGCGCAGGAAATGTTATCGGGGGTGGGGACTGGTCTGAGGATCGTATTGTACCAGATTGTATCCGTGCGCTCCAGAACCATGAAACCATTAGGTTGAGAAATCCACTGGCAACCAGACCCTGGCAACACGTACTTGAGCCATTATCGGGATATCTCCTCTTGGCATCCCGACTTTATGAAAAACCGAAATCATTTGGAGAATCATACAACTTCGGACCTGATCACGGGGGAATGCACACCGTTAAAGAGTTAGCTGATGTCCTGATCGATGTATGGGGTGGAGGAGACATACAGATAACAAAAAAAGATACAGATCCCAATGAAGCAGGCCTTCTTCACCTCAACTGTGACAGGGCACATAATGATCTCGGATGGTATTCAAAATGGAACTTTAAGAAAACCGTTGAACAGACTGCAAACTGGTATAAAACCATTAAACTGGGGGGGAACGCAGGTTCCATTACCAGACAACAGATTATTGAATATATGGAGTGTGAACAATGTTAG
- a CDS encoding sugar phosphate nucleotidyltransferase, with translation MMSGQQKVTDIVIFCGGRGTRLSEKTHEMPKPLIELGEYPILWHIMKIYSAFNHQRFVLTLGYKGEMIVDYFLNRHALQQNFSIDLQDIVQPRPIEPWKISFIQTGLESKTAKRLYLCKEFIQSDTFMATYGDGVADIDIAKLLRHHEELRKREGVIATITLTKAYSKYGIVTLKGDLVEKFSEKPLMDEYISVGFMVLEQEIFNYIDPASDVMFEDTLAAVAKDGKLGYYIHDGFWHAMDTYKDYVEMNEMWRNHPKWKIW, from the coding sequence ATGATGAGTGGCCAACAAAAAGTCACAGATATTGTAATCTTTTGTGGCGGGCGGGGCACACGACTAAGTGAGAAAACTCATGAAATGCCGAAACCCCTGATTGAACTGGGTGAATACCCCATTCTCTGGCATATAATGAAAATTTATTCAGCATTTAATCATCAGAGATTTGTTCTTACATTAGGATATAAAGGAGAGATGATAGTTGATTATTTTTTAAACCGTCATGCATTGCAGCAAAATTTTTCCATCGATTTGCAGGATATTGTTCAGCCCCGTCCGATTGAACCCTGGAAGATCTCATTCATCCAGACAGGACTCGAATCAAAAACCGCAAAAAGACTCTATCTCTGTAAAGAGTTCATACAGTCCGATACGTTCATGGCAACGTATGGAGATGGTGTAGCTGATATTGACATTGCAAAACTACTTCGGCATCATGAAGAACTCCGCAAACGGGAGGGTGTTATTGCAACAATAACACTAACAAAAGCATACTCAAAATATGGCATTGTAACACTGAAAGGTGATTTGGTAGAGAAATTCAGTGAAAAACCCCTTATGGACGAATACATAAGTGTAGGATTCATGGTCCTTGAACAAGAAATTTTTAATTATATTGATCCTGCATCCGATGTTATGTTTGAAGATACCTTGGCTGCAGTCGCAAAAGATGGTAAATTAGGGTATTATATTCATGATGGGTTCTGGCATGCAATGGATACTTACAAAGATTATGTTGAAATGAACGAGATGTGGAGGAATCATCCGAAATGGAAAATCTGGTAA